In the genome of Enterococcus sp. DIV2402, the window TAGTAGTCGTCTTACCATTTGTCCCAGTAATACCAATAATAGGTGCATCTGAAATTTGATAGGCTAATTCTACTTCTGTTAAAATCGGAATATTTTTTTCTAAAGCTTTTTGAACTAGTGGTTGGGTATAAGGAATTCCAGGATTTTTAACCATTAGTGAAAAATCCTCATCTAATAATTCAATTGGATGACTCCCTGTCACTACTTTAATCCCTAATGCTAATAAGTCTTGTGCTTCGGGATTGTCTTCAAACGGTTTCCCGTCATTAACGGTAACAAGTGCGCCCAAATCGTGTAACAATTTGGCCGCACTAAATCCGCTTTTTGCTAATCCTAATACTAGGACTTTTTTATTTTTATATTCAGTAATTTTTTTCATTTTACTCATCTCCTACAAAAAGTGTCTTTCAAACGTTTATCAATTAATTATAGAAAATAAATGAATAGTGTCAAAGCTGAACAACCTAAAGCTACTAGCCAAAATACACTATCTATTTTCCATTCTGACCAACCACTCATTTCAAAATGATGATGAATGGGTGACATTTTAAAAATACGTTTTCCTGTTAACTTGAAAGAAGCAACTTGTAACATGACGCTCGCTGTTTCAATCACATAAACAAGACCGATTAAAAGAAGCGTCCATTCTTGATGTAGTAAAATAGAGATGGCTGCTAATAAACCACCTAGTGCTAGGGAACCTACATCCCCCATAAAAATTTTGGCTGGCTTATGATTATATAAAAAGAAACCAATCAATCCACCCACAACACTTAGGCATAAAATCAACACGTCAATTTGTTGTTGATGCCAAGCGATAATGGCATATGTTCCAAAAGAGATGGTACCTAAACCAGATACTAAACCGTCAATTCCATCTGTTAGATTCACTGCATTTGAAAAACCAACTAACCAGAAAATGACAAACAAGCCATATACATAAGACAATGGTACTGAAAGGCCAAACAAGTTTAATACATTTGCGTTACCTTCATATAAAAAGACTAAGTAAAAAATAACTGCACCAACAATTTGACCAATTAATTTTTGCAAGGAATTTAATCC includes:
- the mraY gene encoding phospho-N-acetylmuramoyl-pentapeptide-transferase; protein product: MEWTKMILPLASSFGITVATMPLFIGYFQAKKYGQEIRDEGPKWHNIKAGTPTMGGVVFLVASVITALWVGLWQQQLTPSLFILLFVLALYGLLGFLDDFIKIFKKRNMGLNSLQKLIGQIVGAVIFYLVFLYEGNANVLNLFGLSVPLSYVYGLFVIFWLVGFSNAVNLTDGIDGLVSGLGTISFGTYAIIAWHQQQIDVLILCLSVVGGLIGFFLYNHKPAKIFMGDVGSLALGGLLAAISILLHQEWTLLLIGLVYVIETASVMLQVASFKLTGKRIFKMSPIHHHFEMSGWSEWKIDSVFWLVALGCSALTLFIYFL